The following are encoded together in the Drosophila sechellia strain sech25 chromosome 3R, ASM438219v1, whole genome shotgun sequence genome:
- the LOC6606914 gene encoding uncharacterized protein LOC6606914 isoform X4, which produces MTKIWDEKKRALKALDYFDFLDDDQIVEACRYGRLKQFDPLDTIFCEDIGSMTNVHFVLSGECLILQCLNIKVSMKRGKKVYDLLPAAEGDVSKMFRKAVRSTFSSPSTHEDQSKIDILDLVASTSSSSTGEKSALNRKVSSFLNVSNCKYLGIVYPVLLLDL; this is translated from the exons ATGACCAAGATTTGGGACGAGAAGAAGCGGGCCCTCAAGGCACTGGACTACTTTGACTTTCTCGATGACGATCAG ATCGTAGAAGCTTGCCGATATGGGAGACTGAAGCAATTCGATCCACTGGATACCATATTCTGTGAGGATATAGGATCCATGACCAATGTCCACTTCGTGCTCAGTGGAGAATGTCTGATCCTACAGTGTCTGAATATAAAG GTTAGTATGAAAAGGGGTAAAAAGGTATATGATCTTTTGCCGGCGGCTGAAGGTGATGTGTCCAAAATGTTTAGAAAAGCCGTGAGATCCACATTTTCCTCTCCAAGCACCCACGAAGATCAGTCAAAAATTGATATTCTTGATCTTGTGGCAAGTACGAGTTCCAGTTCCACGGGAGAAAAAAGTGCTCTCAACCGCAAG GTAAGTTCATTTTTAAATGTAAGCAACTGCAAATATTTGGGTATAGTCTATCCTGTGTTATTGCTTGATTTgtag
- the LOC6606913 gene encoding probable tubulin polyglutamylase ttll-15 isoform X2 — MLLIKRRQMMAKTEESEKPSNSIGLLPIMIFLAATVATAVVVELLPHASKVFPWKSTDSSADQLQPPPTYAIFGRSPTEDHLVHVVSVLHKFGYQRVGVNESWNLLWAHDYPFLSFANLKNLGQHQMVNHYPGCGYLTNKVDLCTTQLPFLPRAFRLPAEREEFLDYARENPQVLFVQKHNEHRHIRVRAPADIAFASNDSFVQEFVQRPYLVDGHKFDIGVYVVITSVNPLRVYIYTGDVLFRYCPVKYHPFDAENVDKYIVGDDYLPTWEVPSLRKYYNRFGGSMRTVFEAYVRDQGKDPAQIWHQVEHIVRTTIAAKEKDIVNILRSYRTHNFFDLMRFDLFIDEDLKVFLMEANMSPNLSSAHFKPNSLLYEQVLYSVFNLVGIRPLTSTSGTMLGESSEMITADKNLATDLNKCAAHDCDKSCNKEECDLCLQCLSGSEYKMLQQAHQEHLHRVDMKRIFPKPIHDPTRFDVMVETANMTKKNVWMTRWFYNKCQFDAAWCN, encoded by the exons ATGCTCCTAATCAAAAGGAGGCAGATG ATGGCTAAAACGGAGGAGTCTGAAAAGCCATCGAACAGCATTGGACTGCTGCCCATTATGATATTTCTGGCGGCGACGGTGGCCACGGCCGTGGTGGTGGAGTTGCTACCCCATGCCAGCAAAGTCTTTCCCTGGAAGTCAACAGATTCTTCAGCGGATCAGCTGCAGCCACCGCCCACATATGCGATCTTTGGGCGCAGTCCCACGGAGGATCACCTGGTGCATGTGGTCAGTGTGCTGCACAAGTTCGGCTACCAAAGAGTGGGAGTTAACGAGAGCTGGAATCTTTTGTGGGCCCACGACTATCCATTTCTTTCGTTCGCCAATCTCAAGAATCTCGGACAGCATCAGATGGTGAACCACTACCCGGGCTGCGGTTACCTAACCAACAAGGTGGACCTGTGCACCACCCAGTTGCCCTTTCTACCGCGCGCCTTTCGATTGCCAGCGGAACGGGAGGAGTTCCTGGACTACGCCAGGGAGAATCCCCAGGTACTCTTCGTCCAAAAGCACAACGAGCATCGGCACATTAGGGTGCGCGCTCCCGCTGACATTGCCTTTGCATCGAACGACTCCTTTGTCCAGGAATTCGTTCAGCGACCCTATCTGGTGGATGGCCACAAGTTCGACATCGGCGTCTATGTAGTCATTACCTCGGTTAATCCCTTGCGAGTTTACATCTACACGGGCGACGTTCTGTTCCGGTACTGCCCCGTGAAATACCATCCCTTCGATGCCGAGAATGTGGACAAGTACATTGTGGGGGATGACTACCTGCCCACTTGGGAGGTTCCTTCGCTGCGCAAGTACTACAATCGCTTTGGCGGCAGCATGCGCACCGTTTTTGAAGCCTATGTCCGAGATCAGGGAAAGGATCCCGCCCAGATTTGGCATCAAGTGGAGCACATAGTACGCACCACGATTGCGGCCAAGGAGAAGGACATCGTTAACATACTGCGATCCTACCGGACTCACAACTTCTTCGATCTGATGcgatttgatttgtttatcgACGAGGATCTGAAAGTTTTTCTCATGGAGGCCAACATGTCTCCTAATCTTTCTTCGGCCCATTTCAAGCCCAACTCGCTGTTGTACGAGCAAGTTTTATACAGCGTATTTAATTTGGTGGGAATAAGACCACTTACATCAACAAGTGGCACAAT gcTCGGCGAAAGCAGCGAGATGATCACAGCCGACAAAAACCTGGCCACCGACTTGAACAAATGCGCTGCACACGATTGCGACAAGTCCTGCAACAAGGAGGAGTGCGATCTTTGCCTGCAATGCCTCAGTGGCTCGGAGTACAAGATGCTGCAGCAGGCTCATCAGGAGCACTTGCATCGCGTGGACATGAAGCGCATTTTCCCTAAGCCCATT CACGATCCAACGAGATTCGATGTTATGGTGGAAACTGCAAACATGACAAAGAAAAACGTTTGGATGACCCGCTGGTTCTACAACAAATGCCAATTTGATGCCGCCTGGTGCAATTAG
- the LOC6606913 gene encoding probable tubulin polyglutamylase ttll-15 isoform X1, with protein sequence MDASIVENAPNQKEADGKMAKTEESEKPSNSIGLLPIMIFLAATVATAVVVELLPHASKVFPWKSTDSSADQLQPPPTYAIFGRSPTEDHLVHVVSVLHKFGYQRVGVNESWNLLWAHDYPFLSFANLKNLGQHQMVNHYPGCGYLTNKVDLCTTQLPFLPRAFRLPAEREEFLDYARENPQVLFVQKHNEHRHIRVRAPADIAFASNDSFVQEFVQRPYLVDGHKFDIGVYVVITSVNPLRVYIYTGDVLFRYCPVKYHPFDAENVDKYIVGDDYLPTWEVPSLRKYYNRFGGSMRTVFEAYVRDQGKDPAQIWHQVEHIVRTTIAAKEKDIVNILRSYRTHNFFDLMRFDLFIDEDLKVFLMEANMSPNLSSAHFKPNSLLYEQVLYSVFNLVGIRPLTSTSGTMLGESSEMITADKNLATDLNKCAAHDCDKSCNKEECDLCLQCLSGSEYKMLQQAHQEHLHRVDMKRIFPKPIHDPTRFDVMVETANMTKKNVWMTRWFYNKCQFDAAWCN encoded by the exons ATGGATGCCAGTATAGTGGAGAATGCTCCTAATCAAAAGGAGGCAGATGGTAAA ATGGCTAAAACGGAGGAGTCTGAAAAGCCATCGAACAGCATTGGACTGCTGCCCATTATGATATTTCTGGCGGCGACGGTGGCCACGGCCGTGGTGGTGGAGTTGCTACCCCATGCCAGCAAAGTCTTTCCCTGGAAGTCAACAGATTCTTCAGCGGATCAGCTGCAGCCACCGCCCACATATGCGATCTTTGGGCGCAGTCCCACGGAGGATCACCTGGTGCATGTGGTCAGTGTGCTGCACAAGTTCGGCTACCAAAGAGTGGGAGTTAACGAGAGCTGGAATCTTTTGTGGGCCCACGACTATCCATTTCTTTCGTTCGCCAATCTCAAGAATCTCGGACAGCATCAGATGGTGAACCACTACCCGGGCTGCGGTTACCTAACCAACAAGGTGGACCTGTGCACCACCCAGTTGCCCTTTCTACCGCGCGCCTTTCGATTGCCAGCGGAACGGGAGGAGTTCCTGGACTACGCCAGGGAGAATCCCCAGGTACTCTTCGTCCAAAAGCACAACGAGCATCGGCACATTAGGGTGCGCGCTCCCGCTGACATTGCCTTTGCATCGAACGACTCCTTTGTCCAGGAATTCGTTCAGCGACCCTATCTGGTGGATGGCCACAAGTTCGACATCGGCGTCTATGTAGTCATTACCTCGGTTAATCCCTTGCGAGTTTACATCTACACGGGCGACGTTCTGTTCCGGTACTGCCCCGTGAAATACCATCCCTTCGATGCCGAGAATGTGGACAAGTACATTGTGGGGGATGACTACCTGCCCACTTGGGAGGTTCCTTCGCTGCGCAAGTACTACAATCGCTTTGGCGGCAGCATGCGCACCGTTTTTGAAGCCTATGTCCGAGATCAGGGAAAGGATCCCGCCCAGATTTGGCATCAAGTGGAGCACATAGTACGCACCACGATTGCGGCCAAGGAGAAGGACATCGTTAACATACTGCGATCCTACCGGACTCACAACTTCTTCGATCTGATGcgatttgatttgtttatcgACGAGGATCTGAAAGTTTTTCTCATGGAGGCCAACATGTCTCCTAATCTTTCTTCGGCCCATTTCAAGCCCAACTCGCTGTTGTACGAGCAAGTTTTATACAGCGTATTTAATTTGGTGGGAATAAGACCACTTACATCAACAAGTGGCACAAT gcTCGGCGAAAGCAGCGAGATGATCACAGCCGACAAAAACCTGGCCACCGACTTGAACAAATGCGCTGCACACGATTGCGACAAGTCCTGCAACAAGGAGGAGTGCGATCTTTGCCTGCAATGCCTCAGTGGCTCGGAGTACAAGATGCTGCAGCAGGCTCATCAGGAGCACTTGCATCGCGTGGACATGAAGCGCATTTTCCCTAAGCCCATT CACGATCCAACGAGATTCGATGTTATGGTGGAAACTGCAAACATGACAAAGAAAAACGTTTGGATGACCCGCTGGTTCTACAACAAATGCCAATTTGATGCCGCCTGGTGCAATTAG
- the LOC116801748 gene encoding uncharacterized protein LOC116801748, with product MQRRTKITADTKRIQSLKALFKKVVRIMSLNDPWRENEGDPRITSNVMRNLSTRVRTKSKSGFLTAADKSLIRTPHVIRTIAERRKLCQLFAKLTCLAGFSPKIRARLVPVVRLMPVDAGRIIIRQSDAPITVFFVLTGEVHMIKNQKNQKGEGVIMGFLGAGDMMGDVELLQGIKRTHTFRAASEFLTELLSHI from the exons ATGCAACGACGTACAAAAATCACAGCAGATACTAAAAGAATTCAATCGCTCAAGGCCTTGTTCAAAAAAGTGGTTCGCATAATGAGCCTAAATGATCCCTGGCGCGAAAACGAAGGTGACCCAAGGATAACTTCAAACGTCATGAGGAATTTATCCACCAGAGTGCGCACAAAATCCAAATCGGGGTTCCTAACTGCAGCG GACAAATCTTTAATTCGAACGCCGCATGTGATTCGAACAATTGCGGAAAGAAGGAAATTATGTCAACTGTTTGCTAAGTTGACATGTTTGGCAGGCTTCAGTCCA AAAATTCGAGCTCGACTAGTTCCTGTGGTCCGTTTGATGCCCGTGGACGCTGGTCGCATTATCATAAGGCAATCGGATGCTCCTATAACCGTGTTTTTTGTACTAACAGGGGAAGTACATATgattaaaaaccaaaaaaaccaG AAGGGAGAAGGAGTGATCATGGGATTCCTTGGTGCTGGAGATATGATGGGTGATGTGGAGCTCTTGCAGGGCATCAAACGAACTCACACCTTCAGAGCAGCAAGTGAGTTTTTAACTGAGTTATTAAGTCATATTTAA
- the LOC6606914 gene encoding uncharacterized protein LOC6606914 isoform X5, which translates to MTKIWDEKKRALKALDYFDFLDDDQIVEACRYGRLKQFDPLDTIFCEDIGSMTNVHFVLSGECLILQCLNIKVSMKRGKKVYDLLPAAEGDVSKMFRKAVRSTFSSPSTHEDQSKIDILDLVASTSSSSTGEKSALNRK; encoded by the exons ATGACCAAGATTTGGGACGAGAAGAAGCGGGCCCTCAAGGCACTGGACTACTTTGACTTTCTCGATGACGATCAG ATCGTAGAAGCTTGCCGATATGGGAGACTGAAGCAATTCGATCCACTGGATACCATATTCTGTGAGGATATAGGATCCATGACCAATGTCCACTTCGTGCTCAGTGGAGAATGTCTGATCCTACAGTGTCTGAATATAAAG GTTAGTATGAAAAGGGGTAAAAAGGTATATGATCTTTTGCCGGCGGCTGAAGGTGATGTGTCCAAAATGTTTAGAAAAGCCGTGAGATCCACATTTTCCTCTCCAAGCACCCACGAAGATCAGTCAAAAATTGATATTCTTGATCTTGTGGCAAGTACGAGTTCCAGTTCCACGGGAGAAAAAAGTGCTCTCAACCGCAAG TGA